The Pagrus major chromosome 17, Pma_NU_1.0 genome includes a region encoding these proteins:
- the LOC141011443 gene encoding uncharacterized protein, with translation MDSFPLLRLFLLSLTHAAAGLQSSDHFMFSTLGDRVTLPCCIPSIESCSSINWNVYGHVKSDPQVVKAGKVTAPNDLRLRLLKDCSLEINQLVLNDARQYSCDNGALNSSVSLQILKVTETHAQKDIELQCYPSTYVGQGQCSTRVHFKWTTEDNTPLNGGRFQPENRGPCLSQLNIAKKTTDHHRKWKCQLFQNDTLKATASYTTTVKDGIEEVFTAVGESVSLSCGNTSSLGVSGSVAWAVGGRPLTDDISPCKGQCHVNTDSSLVISKVSALHAGDYNCSESADQHKVLNRIRLHTLDVTSEHGPGGDNLTLTCVLTCSVKCEKDFNLTWSEGGQNSWQSELMHENNTLIKRIFVPVRSVTSDELTCMARREGAVVASKKWHTVNSLQTLAWLALPLGLLICIAAGGLYMYMKRKHNKDAGNEQSNIGMTHVYDVIEDENNEELHQQGGVKRDAFTTTDSFYDLLQAVY, from the exons ATGGATTCATTTCCCCTGTTaagactttttcttctttctttgacACACGCAGCAGCTGGACTTCAGTCATCTG atcatttcatgttttctacACTTGGAGATCGTGTTACTTTGCCATGTTGCATACCCTCTATTGAATCCTGCTCCTCTATTAACTGGAACGTGTATGGACACGTTAAATCAGATCCTCAGGTGGTGAAGGCCGGAAAGGTGACGGCTCCAAACGACCTCCGGCTTCGTCTCTTAAAGGACTGCTCTCTGGAGATCAATCAGCTGGTGCTCAATGATGCACGACAGTACTCTTGTGACAATGGAGCACTCAATTCTAGTGTTTCGCTTCAGATTCTTAAAG TTACTGAGACTCATGCACAAAAAGACATTGAGCTTCAGTGTTACCCAAGTACATATGTAGGACAGGGACAGTGTAGTACAAGAGTACATTTCAAGTGGACTACTGAAGATAATACACCATTAAATGGAGGTAGATTTCAACCAGAAAATCGCGGTCCTTGCCTCTCTCAACTGAACATCGCTAAAAAAACGACAGACCatcacagaaaatggaaatgtcagCTGTTTCAGAATGACACGCTCAAAGCCACCGCCAGCTACACAACAACGGTCAAAG ATGGCATAGAGGAAGTGTTCACTGCAGTGGGTGAGTCAGTGTCACTCTCTTGTGGCAACACTTCCTCTCTCGGGGTGAGTGGCAGTGTGGCGTGGGCTGTGGGTGGAAGGCCGCTGACAGATGATATCTCACCTTGTAAAGGCCAGTGTCATGTGAATACAGACTCATCACTGGTCATCAGCAAAGTGAGCGCTCTGCATGCTGGGGACTACAATTGTTCAGAGTCCGCTGATCAGCATAAAGTGTTAAACAGAATCAGGCTGCATACCCTCGATG TCACTTCAGAGCATGGTCCAGGAGGAGATAACCTCACTCTGACTTGTGTGCTCACCTGCtctgtgaaatgtgaaaaagactTCAATTTAACTTGGTCTGAAGGTGGCCAAAATAGCTGGCAGAGTGAGTTAATGCATGAGAATAACACTCTCATAAAAAGGATATTTGTCCCAGTTAGGTCAGTGACATCAGATGAATTAACCTGCATGGCGCGTAGAGAGGGCGCCGTGGTGGCATCAAAGAAGTGGCACACCGTCAACT CTCTGCAAACACTTGCGTGGTTAGCCCTTCCACTGGGGCTCCTGATATGCATAGCTGCTGGAGGACTCTACATGTacatgaagagaaaacacaacaaggaTGCAG GAAATGAACAATCAAATATTGGAATG ACTCATGTTTATGACGTGATTGAGGATGAAAATAATGAGGAACTACACCAGCAAGGAGGAGTCAAACGAGACGCTTTCACCACCACTGACAGTTTCTATGATTTATTACAGGCTGTTTACTAG
- the cyp21a2 gene encoding steroid 21-hydroxylase: protein MMELTHDHLPIHLTSLAQRYGHIYRLKCGNTTMVVLNSSDVIREALVKKWSDFAGRPVSYTADIVSGGGHTISLGDYNEEWRAHRRLVHSALQRCCQQSLHDVIERQALHLRKVLMEYEGSAVDLSEDFTVAASNVITTLAFGKEYDKSSLELQQLHSCLNEIVALWGSSWISALDSFPVLRKLPNPVFSRLLKEVARRDEIIRKHLNDYKSQDKKNEDAITGSLLQGLEKQHNTEQGVLLTDVHVHMATVDLLIGGTETTAAWLSWTVAFLLHRPEVQTMVYEEMCTVLEGRYPKYSDRHRLPVLCALIHEVLRLRPVAPLAVPHRAIRDSSIAGYFIPKNTVIIPNLFGAHHDPAVWPDPYSFKPERFLEGGGGSTRALMPFGGGARLCLGESVARMELFLFTGYLMRDFQFIPPEGEASLPDLRGVASVVLKVKSYTVIARPRAVTNP from the exons ATGATGGAGCTGACACACGATCACCTGCCAATTCACCTGACCAGTCTGGCACAGCGGTACGGACACATCTACCGCCTTAAATGTGGAAACACAA CCATGGTTGTACTTAACAGTAGTGACGTCATCAGAGAAGCGCTGGTGAAAAAATGGTCAGACTTTGCCGGGAGACCAGTTTCATATACAG ctgatattgtATCTGGAGGAGGGCACACCATCTCTCTGGGAGACTACAATGAGGAGTGGAGGGCTCATCGTCGCCTCGTCCACAGCGCTCTGCAGCGTTGCTGCCAGCAGTCACTGCATGATGTGATCGAGAGACAAGCCCTGCATCTGAGGAAG gTTTTGATGGAGTATGAAGGCAGTGCTGTAGATCTCTCGGAGGATTTCACAGTGGCAGCCAGTAATGTCATCACCACTTTGGCTTTTGGAAAAGAA TATGATAAGAGTTctttggagctgcagcagctgcacagCTGTCTGAATGAGATTGTCGCTCTGTGGGGCTCCTCCTGGATTTCTGCCCTGGACTCCTTCCCAGTGCTCAGA AAATTACCCAATCCTGTGTTTTCCCGTCTCCTGAAAGAGGTGGCCAGGAGAGATGAAATTATAAGAAAACATCTCAACGATTACAAG tcacaagacaaaaaaaatgaggaTGCCATAACAGGATCCCTCCTCCAGGGccttgaaaaacaacacaacacagagcagGGAGTG CTCCTCACAGATGTTCATGTTCACATGGCCACCGTGGACCTCCTCATCGGGGGAACGGAGACCACAGCAGCCTGGCTCAGCTGGACTGTGGCCTTCCTCCTGCACAGACCAGAG GTGCAGACCATGGTGTATGAGGAGATGTGTACAGTGCTGGAGGGACGATACCCCAAGTACAGTGACAGACACAGACTTCCTGTCTTGTGCGCTCTCATCCATGAGGTGCTCAGACTGAGGCCGGTCGCCCCGCTGGCGGTGCCGCACAGAGCCATCAGAGACAGCAG TATTGCAGGTTATTTCATCCCGAAGAACACGGTCATCATTCCTAATCTGTTTGGAGCTCACCATGATCCTGCAGTGTGGCCCGACCCGTACAGCTTCAAACCAG AGCGCTTtctggagggaggaggaggctccACACGTGCCCTGATGCCTTTCGGAGGGGGGGCCCGTCTCTGCCTGGGGGAGTCTGTTGCCAGAATGGAGCTCTTTCTGTTCACAGGCTACTTGATGAGAGATTTCCAGTTCATCCCTCCTGAGGGGGAGGCCTCTCTGCCCGACTTGAGAGGAGTTGCTAGTGTTGTGCTCAAGGTCAAGTCCTACACAGTTATAGCACGACCAAGAGCAGTGACTAATCCCTGA